In Acinonyx jubatus isolate Ajub_Pintada_27869175 chromosome A3, VMU_Ajub_asm_v1.0, whole genome shotgun sequence, a genomic segment contains:
- the LOC113592516 gene encoding uncharacterized protein LOC113592516 isoform X1, giving the protein MDGAAGIVCSALADRAGLPDTSERTNAVAALKPRPEWVQGKAESRQFNNHLSSANPPQRAQAPEKSQGSRPARTAQPLLGGLREPAARLWPAAAAQCRGAGPQLPGQSGEHALPSQPALRSFTTPSRGIPARAVLRPSARSLSTDDPSPNWTCRGREPDPPDRRLPPSDKWDGYVHLCLHVLGKGAGGGADLTPVFVFRRHPARSRGFGGIYLAFLSPRVRVRHWGDEGQGKGAEGVAAGAGRSEQPAAMLAAVGLGRAERLQESGGSGGGGDARRSALTRSEPGGCAERSETCTALQLGSGWWPRARTQSL; this is encoded by the coding sequence ATGGATGGTGCGGCTGGTATCGTCTGCAGCGCACTCGCAGACCGGGCAGGGCTCCCAGACACGTCCGAGAGAACGAACGCAGTAGCTGCCCTGAAACCTCGGCCTGAATGGGTACAAGGAAAAGCCGAGTCCCGTCAGTTCAATAACCACCTCAGTTCCGCAAATCCTCCGCAACGGGCCCAAGCACCCGAGAAAAGTCAAGGCTCCAGACCAGCTCGTACCGCGCAGCCGCTACTCGGGGGTCTCCGGGAGCCGGCCGCGAGGCTCTGGCCGGCTGCCGCAGCCCAGTGTCGTGGAGCGGGGCCCCAGCTCCCGGGACAGAGCGGAGAGCACGCGCTGCCTTCCCAGCCGGCCCTGAGAAGCTTCACCACTCCCTCGCGCGGAATCCCGGCCCGAGCCGTACTTCGGCCAAGTGCCCGTAGCCTTTCCACGGATGACCCCTCACCAAACTGGACCTGCAGGGGAAGGGAACCCGACCCGCCTGATCGCCGCCTCCCGCCCAGCGACAAGTGGGACGGGTACGTGCATCTCTGCCTGCACGTGCTCGGGAAGGGAGCAGGAGGTGGAGCCGATCTGACTCCGGTGTTTGTGTTCCGTCGGCACCCGGCCCGCTCCCGGGGATTCGGAGGTATTTACCTTGCGTTTCTCAGTCCGAGAGTCAGAGTCAGACATTGGGGGGACGAGGGCCAGGGAAAGGGCGCCGAGGGGGTGGCGGCGGGAGCGGGGCGAAGCGAGCAGCCCGCGGCGATGCTGGCCGCAGTTGGGCTGGGGCGCGCAGAGCGACTTCAAGAATCCGGTGGCAGTGGTGGCGGCGGCGACGCGAGACGGAGCGCTCTCACAAGATCAGAACCTGGAGGGTGCGCGGAGCGAAGTGAAACCTGCACAGCCCTGCAGCTCGGCTCTGGCTGGTGGCCCCGCGCCCGCACCCAATCACTGTGA
- the LOC113592516 gene encoding uncharacterized protein LOC113592516 isoform X2, whose translation MDGAAGIVCSALADRAGLPDTSERTNAVAALKPRPEWVQGKAESRQFNNHLSSANPPQRAQAPEKSQGSRPARTAQPLLGGLREPAARLWPAAAAQCRGAGPQLPGQSGEHALPSQPALRSFTTPSRGIPARAVLRPSARSLSTDDPSPNWTCRGREPDPPDRRLPPSDKWDGYVHLCLHVLGKGAGGGADLTPVFVFRRHPARSRGFGGTPSLSPARNLR comes from the exons ATGGATGGTGCGGCTGGTATCGTCTGCAGCGCACTCGCAGACCGGGCAGGGCTCCCAGACACGTCCGAGAGAACGAACGCAGTAGCTGCCCTGAAACCTCGGCCTGAATGGGTACAAGGAAAAGCCGAGTCCCGTCAGTTCAATAACCACCTCAGTTCCGCAAATCCTCCGCAACGGGCCCAAGCACCCGAGAAAAGTCAAGGCTCCAGACCAGCTCGTACCGCGCAGCCGCTACTCGGGGGTCTCCGGGAGCCGGCCGCGAGGCTCTGGCCGGCTGCCGCAGCCCAGTGTCGTGGAGCGGGGCCCCAGCTCCCGGGACAGAGCGGAGAGCACGCGCTGCCTTCCCAGCCGGCCCTGAGAAGCTTCACCACTCCCTCGCGCGGAATCCCGGCCCGAGCCGTACTTCGGCCAAGTGCCCGTAGCCTTTCCACGGATGACCCCTCACCAAACTGGACCTGCAGGGGAAGGGAACCCGACCCGCCTGATCGCCGCCTCCCGCCCAGCGACAAGTGGGACGGGTACGTGCATCTCTGCCTGCACGTGCTCGGGAAGGGAGCAGGAGGTGGAGCCGATCTGACTCCGGTGTTTGTGTTCCGTCGGCACCCGGCCCGCTCCCGGGGATTCGGAG GGACACCTAGCCTGTCTCCCGCGCGGAACCTCCGATAA
- the LOC113592516 gene encoding uncharacterized protein LOC113592516 isoform X3 — translation MDGAAGIVCSALADRAGLPDTSERTNAVAALKPRPEWVQGKAESRQFNNHLSSANPPQRAQAPEKSQGSRPARTAQPLLGGLREPAARLWPAAAAQCRGAGPQLPGQSGEHALPSQPALRSFTTPSRGIPARAVLRPSARSLSTDDPSPNWTCRGREPDPPDRRLPPSDKWDGYVHLCLHVLGKGAGGGADLTPVFVFRRHPARSRGFGGSLLLPSGRDT, via the exons ATGGATGGTGCGGCTGGTATCGTCTGCAGCGCACTCGCAGACCGGGCAGGGCTCCCAGACACGTCCGAGAGAACGAACGCAGTAGCTGCCCTGAAACCTCGGCCTGAATGGGTACAAGGAAAAGCCGAGTCCCGTCAGTTCAATAACCACCTCAGTTCCGCAAATCCTCCGCAACGGGCCCAAGCACCCGAGAAAAGTCAAGGCTCCAGACCAGCTCGTACCGCGCAGCCGCTACTCGGGGGTCTCCGGGAGCCGGCCGCGAGGCTCTGGCCGGCTGCCGCAGCCCAGTGTCGTGGAGCGGGGCCCCAGCTCCCGGGACAGAGCGGAGAGCACGCGCTGCCTTCCCAGCCGGCCCTGAGAAGCTTCACCACTCCCTCGCGCGGAATCCCGGCCCGAGCCGTACTTCGGCCAAGTGCCCGTAGCCTTTCCACGGATGACCCCTCACCAAACTGGACCTGCAGGGGAAGGGAACCCGACCCGCCTGATCGCCGCCTCCCGCCCAGCGACAAGTGGGACGGGTACGTGCATCTCTGCCTGCACGTGCTCGGGAAGGGAGCAGGAGGTGGAGCCGATCTGACTCCGGTGTTTGTGTTCCGTCGGCACCCGGCCCGCTCCCGGGGATTCGGAG GCTCCCTCCTCTTGCCATCTGGCAGGGACACCTAG